In one Vicia villosa cultivar HV-30 ecotype Madison, WI unplaced genomic scaffold, Vvil1.0 ctg.000236F_1_1_1, whole genome shotgun sequence genomic region, the following are encoded:
- the LOC131625734 gene encoding haloacid dehalogenase-like hydrolase domain-containing protein At2g33255 gives MPLLSSTKAFLLFPRMSHSATKTRLRGVVFDMDGTLTVPVIDFISMYKAVLGDDEYHRIKASNPAGIDILNLIGDWPSHQQRQAYDTIARFEQDALDKLQIMPGAAELCNVLDSKRMRRGLITRNMKSAVDLFHQRFGITFSPALSREFRPFKPDPAPLLHICSLWDVQPNEVIMVGDSLKDDVVCGGRAGAHTCLLDQTGKYDSPEFANFDFKPDFKVTSLAEVYSILERNFELSP, from the exons GTCACACTCCGCCACCAAAACGCGCCTCAGAGGCGTCGTTTTCGACATGGACGGCACACTCACCGTCCCCGTCATCGATTTCATCTCCATGTACAAAGCCGTCCTCGGCGACGACGAGTATCACCGCATCAAAGCCTCAAACCCTGCCGGAATCGACATCCTGAACCTCATCGGCGACTGGCCTTCGCATCAGCAACGCCAAGCCTATGATACCATCGCCCGTTTCGAACAAGACGCTCTGGATAAGCTCCAAATCATGCCCG GTGCTGCTGAACTTTGTAACGTTCTTGATTCGAAGAGAATGAGAAGGGGGTTGATCACGCGGAATATGAAGTCTGCGGTTGATTTGTTCCACCAACGCTTTGGG ATTACATTTTCTCCAGCATTAAGCAGGGAATTTCGGCCTTTTAAACCCGATCCAGCTCCATTACTGCATATTTGTTCTCTTTGGGATGTTCAACCTAATGAAGTAATAATGGTTGGGGATAGCCTTAAAGATGAT GTGGTTTGTGGAGGGCGAGCAGGAGCACACACGTGTTTGCTTGATCAAACTGGAAAATATGATTCTCCCGAGTTTGCTAATTTTGATTTCAAACCAGATTTTAAGGTAACTTCTCTTGCTGAAGTTTACTCGATTCTGGAGAGAAACTTTGAGTTGTCACCATGA